TGACCCAGGCGCTCAGGGCGCCCACCTGCCCCACCCCCATGCAGATCATTGTTCGAGACGTTCCTCCACGCACCACCTGGCAGCTGGAGCAGGCCGGCATCCACCCGCTGCTGGCTCGGCTCTTTGCATCGCGCGGCGTGCGCCAGGCCGATGAACTGGACGACCAGGCGGCGCGATTGCTGCCACCCAGTGCCTTGCGCGGCGCCACGCAGGCGGCGCACTTGCTGGCCGACGCCCTCGAGGCGGGCCAAGCGATGTGCATCGTCGCAGACTACGATTGCGACGGCGCGACCGCCTGTGCCGTGGGCCTTCGGGGCCTGCGCATGCTGGGCGCGCGATCCGACCAGGTGAGCTACGTGGTGCCCGACCGCGCACTGCACGGCTATGGGCTGACACCGCCCATCGTGGACCTGGTGGCTGCCAAGGGCGCGCGGGTATTGATCACGGTGGACAACGGCATGGCCAGTCACGAGGCGGTGCTGCGGGCTCGGGCCCTGGGCATGCAGGTGCTGATCACCGATCACCACCTGCCTGTGGTGCACGATGACGGCAGCGTGAGCCTCCCGGAGGCCGACGTGATCGTGAACCCCAACCAGCCAGACTGCCCGTTCGCCAGCAAGGCGCTGGTGGGCGTGGGCGTGATGTTCTACGTGCTGCTGGCGCTGCGTGCCGAGTTGCGCCAGCGTGGCCACTTCGATGCGGCATCCCAGCCCAGGCTGGATGCCCTGCTGGACTTGGTGGCCCTGGGCACCATCGCCGACGTCGGGCGCCTGGACGACAACAACCGCCGCCTGGTGGCACTGGGGCTCAAGCGCATTCGCAGCGGGCGCATGCAGCCGGGCATCGCCGCCTTGTTTGCCGCCGCTGGACGAGACCCACGACGAGCCTCCAGCATGGACTTCGGTTTCGCCTTGGGCCCGCGCGTGAACGCCGCCGGCCGCCTGGCCGAGATGGGCCTGGGCATCGAATGCCTGAGCACCGATGACCCCGGCCGGGCCGAGGCCCTGGCCCGCCAACTCGACGCCATCAACCGCGAGCGCCGGGAGCTGGAGTCGGGCATGCGAGAACAAGCCGAGTTGCGCCTGGAGGCCTTGATGCCCGAGGGCGATCCACCCTATGCCCTCGCACTTTTCGACGCCGAATTCCACGAAGGTGTGGTGGGCATCGTCGCCTCGCGGCTCAAGGACCGCCTGCATCGGCCAACGTTTGTGTTCGCCAGAGGTCAGGATGGGCTGTTGAAGGGCTCGGGACGCTCCATCCCCGGATTCCACCTGCGCGATGCGCTCGACCTGGTCAGCAAACGCCATCCCGGCCTGTTGCACAAGTTTGGCGGGCATGCCATGGCGGCTGGCTGCACCCTGTCGGAGTCGGACTTCCCGGTATTCGACGCTGCGCTGCAGCGCGTGGCCAGAGAAGGGCTGGATGCTGCCACCTTGTCACGCCAGCTGATGAGCGACGGCCCACTGGAGCCTCAATGGTTCACGCCAGAAACGGTGGAAAAGCTGGATGAAGCGGTGTGGGGCCCTGGATTTGAAGCGCCTGTTTTCTGTGACGAGGTGGATGTGCTGGGCCAGCGCCTGGTGGGCGAGCGTCATCTGAAGCTCAGCTTGCGGCTGCAAGGGCAGGTGCGCGATGGCATCTGGTTTGGCCACACCGAGCCCCTTCCAGGGCGTGTTCGCCTGGCCTACCGCGTCAGCGTGGATGAGTTCCAGGGGCGGCGGCGCGTCCAGATGGTGGTTGAGGGCTGCGAACCGTGCGCAGCGAGCAGCGGCGCTCAGCGGTAAGCGCTGAGGTGTTTGGCGGCTGCGGGGTTGCCGTAAGTGACGGCCTCTTCCTGAGGCAGCAGGATCTTGAGCACACGCTCGACCGAGGCCGACGCGCGATGGGCCTGGGCCCACTGCTGCTGAACCCGGGTCTGGGCCAGCAGCAAACGTTGACGCAGCGGCTCATCCAGGGCCTGACTGCCCCGCTGACGGGCACGCCGCACTTGCGCCACGGCGTCGCTCAGCAGTTGCTGAAG
This genomic window from Aquabacterium sp. A3 contains:
- the recJ gene encoding single-stranded-DNA-specific exonuclease RecJ, giving the protein MQIIVRDVPPRTTWQLEQAGIHPLLARLFASRGVRQADELDDQAARLLPPSALRGATQAAHLLADALEAGQAMCIVADYDCDGATACAVGLRGLRMLGARSDQVSYVVPDRALHGYGLTPPIVDLVAAKGARVLITVDNGMASHEAVLRARALGMQVLITDHHLPVVHDDGSVSLPEADVIVNPNQPDCPFASKALVGVGVMFYVLLALRAELRQRGHFDAASQPRLDALLDLVALGTIADVGRLDDNNRRLVALGLKRIRSGRMQPGIAALFAAAGRDPRRASSMDFGFALGPRVNAAGRLAEMGLGIECLSTDDPGRAEALARQLDAINRERRELESGMREQAELRLEALMPEGDPPYALALFDAEFHEGVVGIVASRLKDRLHRPTFVFARGQDGLLKGSGRSIPGFHLRDALDLVSKRHPGLLHKFGGHAMAAGCTLSESDFPVFDAALQRVAREGLDAATLSRQLMSDGPLEPQWFTPETVEKLDEAVWGPGFEAPVFCDEVDVLGQRLVGERHLKLSLRLQGQVRDGIWFGHTEPLPGRVRLAYRVSVDEFQGRRRVQMVVEGCEPCAASSGAQR